From the Musa acuminata AAA Group cultivar baxijiao chromosome BXJ1-2, Cavendish_Baxijiao_AAA, whole genome shotgun sequence genome, one window contains:
- the LOC103975689 gene encoding zinc finger A20 and AN1 domain-containing stress-associated protein 9: MAQESWKETEQTECETPESPILCSNNCGFFGSAMTNNLCSKCYKDLVMKQNSILTTPPAEAEKTTCIPSSSVKIEPTVISSDEVDGPCDMKVVKDQVEDLCNKRPANRCFRCRKKVGLAGFKCRCENTLCSAHRHPEAHECSFDYKAAGRKAIAKENPVVKAEKINKI, from the coding sequence ATGGCTCAGGAGAGTTGGAAGGAGACTGAGCAGACCGAGTGTGAGACACCCGAAAGCCCAATTTTATGCTCTAATAACTGTGGCTTTTTCGGGAGTGCCATGACCAATAACCTGTGCTCTAAATGCTATAAAGACCTTGTCATGAAACAGAATTCCATCCTGACGACTCCTCCTGCTGAGGCGGAGAAGACAACTTGTATTCCATCTTCTTCGGTGAAAATTGAACCTACTGTTATCAGCTCGGATGAAGTTGATGGACCATGCGACATGAAAGTTGTTAAGGATCAAGTGGAGGACTTATGCAACAAGCGGCCTGCTAACCGCTGTTTCCGATGCCGGAAAAAAGTAGGATTAGCAGGGTTTAAATGCCGATGCGAGAACACCTTGTGTTCGGCTCACCGGCACCCCGAGGCTCATGAATGCTCATTTGACTACAAGGCTGCTGGCCGGAAGGCAATAGCCAAAGAGAACCCTGTTGTGAAGGCAGAAAAGATCAACAAGATCTAA
- the LOC135605769 gene encoding autophagy-related protein 8C-like: MAKSSFKLEHPLERRQAEAARIREKYPDRIPVIVEKAERSDIPDIDKKKYLVPADLTVGQFVYVVRKRIKLSAEKAIFIFVKNTLPSTAAMMSAIYEESKDEDGFLYMTYSGENTFGSM, encoded by the exons ATGGCGAAGAGTTCCTTCAAGTTGGAACATCCTCTCG AAAGGAGGCAAGCAGAGGCTGCTCGTATCAGGGAGAAGTATCCTGACAGGATTCCT GTGATTGTGGAGAAGGCTGAAAGAAGTGACATTCCAGACATTGACAAGAAGAA GTACCTGGTTCCCGCTGATCTCACAGTAGGACAATTTGTTTATGTGGTGCGGAAGAGGATTAAGCTCAGTGCTGAGAAGGCCATTTTCATCTTTGTGAAGAATACTCTTCCATCAACAG CTGCCATGATGTCCGCAATCTATGAGGAAAGTAAGGATGAGGATGGTTTCCTGTACATGACTTACAGCGGGGAGAACACATTTGGATCCATGTAG
- the LOC103975692 gene encoding glutamate dehydrogenase 1, mitochondrial, whose translation MNALVATSRNFKQAAKLLGLDSKLEKSLLIPFREIKVECTIPKDDGTLASFVGFRVQHDNARGPMKGGIRYHHEVDPDEVNALAQLMTWKTAVANIPYGGAKGGIGCSPGKLSCSELERLTRVFTQKIHDLIGIHTDVPAPDMGTNSQTMAWILDEYSKFHGHSPAVVTGKPIDLGGSLGREAATGRGVLFATEAVLAEYGKSIKDQRFIIQGFGNVGSWAAQLISEAGGKVIAISDVTGAVKNTNGLDIENLLKHSAENRGIKGFSGGESIDPSSLLTKDCDVLIPAALGGVINRENANDIRAKFIIEAANHPTDPEADEILSKKGVIILPDIYANSGGVTVSYFEWVQNIQGFMWDEKKVNAELKTYMTRGFKDMKEMCKTHNCDLRMGAFTLGVNRVARATVLRGWEA comes from the exons ATGAACGCACTGGTCGCAACAAGTAGAAATTTCAAGCAGGCTGCTAAGCTGCTGGGATTGGACTCTAAGCTGGAAAAAAGTTTGCTAATTCCATTCAGAGAGATTAAG GTTGAGTGCACAATTCCAAAAGATGATGGCACTTTGGCATCTTTTGTGGGGTTTAGGGTGCAGCATGATAATGCCAGAGGCCCTATGAAGGGAGGAATCAGATACCATCATGAG GTTGACCCAGACGAGGTGAATGCCTTGGCACAATTAATGACTTGGAAAACAGCTGTAGCAAATATACCATATGGGGGTGCTAAAGGTGGAATAGGATGCAGTCCTGGAAAACTTAGTTGTTCTGAACTTGAGAGGCTTACCAGAGTTTTCACACAGAAGATACATGATCTAATTGGCATTCACACTGATGTTCCAGCACCCGATATGGGAACTAATTCACAG ACAATGGCTTGGATACTTGATGAGTACTCAAAATTTCATGGCCACTCACCAGCAGTTGTGACTGGAAAACCTATT GATCTTGGTGGATCTCTGGGTAGAGAGGCGGCTACTGGAAGGGGGGTCCTGTTTGCAACAGAAGCCGTACTTGCAGAATATGGAAAGAGCATTAAAGATCAGCGCTTCATAATACAG GGCTTTGGTAATGTTGGTTCTTGGGCTGCCCAACTTATCAGTGAAGCTGGTGGTAAGGTGATTGCTATAAGCGATGTGACAGGGGCCGTCAAGAACACTAATGGTCTTGACATCGAAAACCTACTTAAGCACAGCGCGGAGAATCGTGGAATCAAAGGTTTCAGTGGTGGAGAATCAATTGATCCAAGTTCCTTGCTTACCAAAGACTGTGATGTTCTTATTCCAGCAGCACTTGGAGGTGTAATAAACAG GGAAAATGCTAATGACATAAGGGCCAAATTCATCATTGAGGCAGCAAATCATCCAACTGACCCTGAGGCTGATGAG ATCTTATCAAAGAAAGGTGTTATCATTCTTCCAGACATATATGCAAATTCTGGCGGTGTTACTGTGAGTTATTTTGAGTGGGTTCAG AATATTCAAGGATTCATGTGGGATGAAAAGAAGGTTAATGCGGAGCTGAAAACATATATGACTCGAGGCTTCAAAGATATGAAGGAGATGTGCAAGACGCACAACTGTGACCTCCGCATGGGTGCTTTCACACTTGGAGTCAACCGAGTTGCACGAGCAACCGTTCTCCGAGGATGGGAAGCTTAG
- the LOC135605785 gene encoding GATA transcription factor 9-like translates to MDTCNKSSSAGSSLLEEFIPGDNMVEGEDESLEWLSIYVEDCLSGATSYTTTTTTTTTISKPLPPTARLPQNPDPKTSCRSLAVPAKARTKRRRITPRNPSPDAFSTFHLTSSDPPLLQQTYWLAESELIVPIKEEGGKTAAAGGGRVGEEEKVVVQPRRCSHCLSQKTPQWRAGPLGPKTLCNACGVRFKSGRLLPEYRPAKSPTFVSYKHSNSHKKVMEMRMALLSSNST, encoded by the exons ATGGACACCTGCAACAAATCCTCCTCTGCTGGCAGTTCTTTGTTGGAGGAGTTCATCCCTGGAGATAACATG GTAGAAGGAGAGGATGAGAGCCTGGAATGGCTGTCCATATATGTGGAGGACTGCCTCTCTGGTGCCACATcctacaccaccaccaccaccaccaccaccaccatttcCAAGCCCCTCCCACCGACAGCAAGACTCCCACAAAACCCAGACCCCAAAACTTCATGCAGAAGTCTTGCAGTCCCAGCAAAGGCCAGAACCAAGAGAAGAAGAATCACCCCAAGAAACCCTTCTCCTGATGCCTTCTCAACCTTCCATCTCACCTCTTCAGACCCACCTCTCCTCCAGCAGACCTACTGGCTTGCAGAGAGTGAGCTGATCGTCCCCATAAAGGAGGAAGGGGGCAAGACAGCAGCCGCGGGTGGAGGAAGAgtaggggaggaggagaaggtggtgGTGCAGCCAAGGAGGTGCAGCCATTGCCTGTCACAGAAGACTCCACAGTGGAGGGCAGGGCCTTTGGGGCCCAAGACCCTCTGCAATGCATGTGGTGTGAGGTTCAAGTCAGGGAGGCTGCTCCCTGAGTACAGGCCAGCAAAGAGCCCCACTTTTGTGAGCTACAAGCACTCCAACTCACACAAGAAGGTGATGGAGATGAGGATGGCTTTACTGTCCTCCAATTCCACTTAA
- the LOC135605775 gene encoding uncharacterized protein LOC135605775 has product MAKLTAQGSLRLTLCGDRASFWCEPRDQVRCRIGGGKRPLDSPVGIHRSSSGFTSPDAGRVWAVGKKSKSFKPDEFESGEGKEVEYEEEEEENELQRDELSCFRGLVLDVSYRPVNVVCWKRAICLEFMEKADVLEYYDQTVSSAQGSFYIPAVLQIPHLLQVVKRRRIKQNLSRRNIFYRDSFTCQYCSSRDNLTVDHVVPISRGGEWMWENLVTACARCNSRKGQKTLEEANMKLIKIPKVPKDYDILAIPLTSAAVKMLKMRKGVPEEWLQYLSKPSP; this is encoded by the exons ATGGCCAAGCTCACAGCCCAGGGGAGTCTCAGGCTGACCTTGTGCGGAGACAGAGCCTCCTTCTGGTGTGAACCACGAGACCAGGTTCGCTGCAGGATTGGTGGTGGGAAGAGGCCACTTGATAGCCCAGTTGGGATCCATAGGAGTAGCAGCGGCTTCACGTCTCCTGATGCTGGTAGGGTTTGGGCTGTGGGAAAGAAGTCAAAAAGCTTTAAGCCTGATGAGTTTGAGAGTGGGGAGGGTAAAGAGGTGGAgtatgaggaagaggaagaggagaatgagTTGCAGAGGGATGAGTTGTCATGCTTCAGAGGTTTGGTGTTGGATGTCTCCTACAG GCCCGTAAATGTTGTCTGCTGGAAGCGTGCCATCTGTCTGGAATTTATGGAGAAG GCTGATGTTCTGGAATACTATGACCAGACGGTGTCTTCGGCGCAAGGATCCTTCTACATACCAGCAGTCTTGCAG ATTCCACATTTACTGCAAGTTGTCAAGAGGAGAAGGATCAAACAAAACCTTAGTCGCAGAAACATATTTTATAGGGATTCTTTTACTTGTCA ATATTGCTCTTCTCGAGATAACTTGACGGTTGACCATGTGGTACCAATTTCACGAGGTGGTGAATGGATGtgggaaaatctg GTCACCGCATGTGCAAGATGTAACTCCAGGAAGGGACAGAAGACCTTAGAAGAAGCAAACATGAAACTGATTAAAATTCCCAAG GTTCCTAAAGACTATGACATACTTGCCATTCCCTTGACATCAGCTGCTGTCAAGATGCTGAAGATGAGGAAAGGGGTGCCTGAAGAGTGGCTTCAGTACCTCTCCAAGCCAAGTCCATAG